CTTGTATGGTTGGTTCCCTTTCAATTTCCAGTGGTTGCGGGTTTTGTCATGAAGTCGGTCGAAGAGCAGCTGGCGCTGATCAAGCGTGGTGCGGAAGAGGTTCTGGTTGAGGCTGAGCTGGTCGAAAAGCTCAAGCGTGGTCAGCCGCTGCGGATCAAGGCTGGTTTCGATCCTACGGCGCCAGATCTGCACCTCGGTCATACCGTCCTTATTAATAAGCTGCGTCAGTTCCAGGATCTGGGGCATCAGGTGATATTCCTGATCGGCGACTTCACCGGGATGATCGGCGACCCCAGCGGCAAGAGTGTCACTCGCCCGCCGCTGACTCGCGAGCAGGTGCTGGAGAATGCTGAGACCTACAAGCAGCAGGTCTTCAAGATTCTCGATCCGGCCAAGACCGAGGTCGCTTTCAACTCTACCTGGATGGATCAGCTCAAGCCTGCCGACTTCATTCGTCTGGCTTCGCAGTACACCGTGGCGCGCATGCTTGAGCGCGATGATTTCGACAAGCGCTACACCAGCAATCAGCCGATCGCCATTCATGAGTTCCTTTATCCGCTGGTGCAAGGGTACGACTCCGTGGCGCTCAAGGCGGACGTCGAGCTGGGTGGCACCGATCAGAAGTTCAACCTGCTGATGGGGCGCGAGTTGCAGCGCGCCTATGGTCAGGAGTCGCAGTGCATCGTCACCATGCCGTTGCTGGAAGGTCTCGACGGCGTGAAGAAGATGTCCAAGTCCTTGGGCAACTATGTAGGTATCCAGGAAGCGCCGGGCGTGATGTACAACAAGCTGGTATCCATGCCTGATGCGCTGATGTGGCGCTACTTCGAGCTGCTCAGCTTCCGCTCGATGGAAGAGATCGAGCAGTTCAGACGTGATGTCGCGCAGGGGGCGAACCCGCGTGACATCAAGATCAAGCTGGCTGAAGAGCTTGTCGCGCGTTTCCATGGCGAGGAGGCGGCCGCCAATGCGCACCGTTCCGCTGGTAACCGAATGAAAGATGGCGAGCTGCCGGAAGATCTGCCTGAGGTCGAACTGGTTGCGGCTGAAGATATGCCGATTTCATCCGTCCTTAATAAGGCAGGCCTGGTGAAGAATGCGGCAGGAGCGCGGGATCTGCTGGGCTCTGGGAGTGTGCGTGTCGACGGTGAAGTGGTCGATCGCGCTTTCCTGTTCAAGGTGGGGGCGACCCATGTCTGTCAGGCGGGCAAGAAGGCCTTTGCGCGCGTCACTCTCAAGGCTGAGTAAATAAACGCAATTAAAGCTTGACGCGCATTCTGCTGGATGTAGAATGCGCGCCACTTCAGCGGCGAAGCGCTTCAAAAACTTCTTGTTAATCAATAAGTTAAGTTAAATGAAGGGTTTGCAAGGCTGGGTCTGGCGTGTAGAGTGCGCGCCGGTCGACAGGGTGGCGGTTTGATCCTGTTGGTGGTTCGGTCGAATGGATCGAAAGCGGTTTGAAAGAGGTGGTTGACAGCGGTTTTGAACGCTGTAGAATGCGCATCCCGCTGGAGAGAAGAAGTTCTGATCGAAAGCGCAAGTGGTTGAGTAGAAAGAAGTTTCCTCGGAAACAAGATCGAAAAACAGCTTGACAGATTGAAAGGCTGCTGTAGAATGCGCGGCCTTGGTTGAGACGAAAGACTTGACCGACTGCTCTTTAACAACTGAATCAAGCAATTCGTGTGGGTGCTTGTGAGGTAAGACTGATAGTCGACTGATTATCAGCATCACAAGTAACACTCGTGAATTCGAGAGTTTATTTGCGATTGCTGAGCCAAGTTTAGGGTTTTCTCAAAACCCAAGCAGTATTGAACTGAAGAGTTTGATCATGGCTCAGATTGAACGCTGGCGGCAGGCCTAACACATGCAAGTCGAGCGGATGAAGGGAGCTTGCTCCTGGATTTAGCGGCGGACGGGTGAGTAATGCCTAGGAATCTGCCTGGTAGTGGGGGATAACGTTCCGAAAGGAACGCTAATACCGCGTACGTCCTACGGGAGAAAGCAGGGGACCTTCGGGCCTTGCGCTATCAGATGAGCCTAGGTCGGATTAGCTAGTTGGTGAGGTAATGGCTCACCAAGGCGACGATCCGTAACTGGTCTGAGAGGATGATCAGTCACACTGGAACTGAGACACGGTCCAGACTCCTACGGGAGGCAGCAGTGGGGAATATTGGACAATGGGCGAAAGCCTGATCCAGCCATGCCGCGTGTGTGAAGAAGGTCTTCGGATTGTAAAGCACTTTAAGTTGGGAGGAAGGGTTGTACGTTAATACCGTGCAATTTTGACGTTACCGACAGAATAAGCACCGGCTAACTTCGTGCCAGCAGCCGCGGTAATACGAAGGGTGCAAGCGTTAATCGGAATTACTGGGCGTAAAGCGCGCGTAGGTGGTTCAGTAAGTTGGAAGTGAAATCCCCGGGCTCAACCTGGGAACTGCTTTCAAAACTGCTGAGCTAGAGTACGGTAGAGGGTAGTGGAATTTCCTGTGTAGCGGTGAAATGCGTAGATATAGGAAGGAACACCAGTGGCGAAGGCGACTACCTGGACTGATACTGACACTGAGGTGCGAAAGCGTGGGGAGCAAACAGGATTAGATACCCTGGTAGTCCACGCCGTAAACGATGTCAACTAGCCGTTGGGATCCTTGAGATCTTAGTGGCGCAGCTAACGCATTAAGTTGACCGCCTGGGGAGTACGGCCGCAAGGTTAAAACTCAAATGAATTGACGGGGGCCCGCACAAGCGGTGGAGCATGTGGTTTAATTCGAAGCAACGCGAAGAACCTTACCTGGCCTTGACATGCTGAGAACTTTCCAGAGATGGATTGGTGCCTTCGGGAACTCAGACACAGGTGCTGCATGGCTGTCGTCAGCTCGTGTCGTGAGATGTTGGGTTAAGTCCCGTAACGAGCGCAACCCTTGTCCTTAGTTACCAGCACCTCGGGTGGGCACTCTAAGGAGACTGCCGGTGACAAACCGGAGGAAGGTGGGGATGACGTCAAGTCATCATGGCCCTTACGGCCAGGGCTACACACGTGCTACAATGGTCGGTACAAAGGGTTGC
The sequence above is drawn from the Pseudomonas sp. Z8(2022) genome and encodes:
- the tyrS gene encoding tyrosine--tRNA ligase → MKSVEEQLALIKRGAEEVLVEAELVEKLKRGQPLRIKAGFDPTAPDLHLGHTVLINKLRQFQDLGHQVIFLIGDFTGMIGDPSGKSVTRPPLTREQVLENAETYKQQVFKILDPAKTEVAFNSTWMDQLKPADFIRLASQYTVARMLERDDFDKRYTSNQPIAIHEFLYPLVQGYDSVALKADVELGGTDQKFNLLMGRELQRAYGQESQCIVTMPLLEGLDGVKKMSKSLGNYVGIQEAPGVMYNKLVSMPDALMWRYFELLSFRSMEEIEQFRRDVAQGANPRDIKIKLAEELVARFHGEEAAANAHRSAGNRMKDGELPEDLPEVELVAAEDMPISSVLNKAGLVKNAAGARDLLGSGSVRVDGEVVDRAFLFKVGATHVCQAGKKAFARVTLKAE